From Gimesia panareensis, the proteins below share one genomic window:
- a CDS encoding DUF1501 domain-containing protein, producing the protein MTRREILQKVGGGFGMLSLAGMLSAADAAPSSALTQTPHFAPKAKRVIFLFMSGGPSQVDTFDPKPLLKKFAGQRPKEADIRTASKTMGLLPSPVKFIKSGKSGIPVSEHLVKTAEHVDDMAIIRSMHTDFPNHAPALCMMNLGTLTPTRPSLGSWLTYGLGSENQNLPGFIALCPGKPVVGPKLWGSAFLPGKHQATHINNKDLTPEKMIPFLKNDVLSSDEQKRQLDLVQAINKQHLQPRAGDNELETRIKSMEMAYRMQFAATDAFDISKEPEKLQEAYGKSEFSKACLLARRLSERGVRFVQVYYGNRQPWDTHSNHDKSNERLCKDIDQPIAQLMTDLKQRGLLDETLIVWGGEFGRTPTAQGGINGRDHNPYGFCMWLAGGGIKGGTIHGASDDFGFRAMQDKVHVHDLHATILHLMGIDHEKLTYHYSGRNFRLTDVAGEVVQNIIA; encoded by the coding sequence ATGACTCGCCGTGAAATCCTCCAGAAAGTGGGAGGCGGGTTCGGCATGTTGAGTCTGGCTGGGATGCTCTCCGCAGCAGATGCCGCGCCATCCAGTGCACTGACGCAAACGCCGCATTTTGCTCCTAAAGCGAAGCGGGTGATCTTTCTGTTCATGAGCGGTGGCCCTTCACAGGTCGATACATTTGATCCAAAACCACTGTTGAAGAAATTCGCAGGCCAGCGACCCAAAGAGGCCGATATCAGAACGGCTTCCAAAACCATGGGGCTGCTCCCCTCGCCCGTGAAATTCATCAAGTCCGGCAAATCAGGGATTCCGGTTTCCGAGCATCTGGTGAAGACCGCTGAGCACGTCGATGATATGGCGATCATCCGATCGATGCACACGGATTTCCCGAACCATGCCCCGGCACTCTGTATGATGAATCTGGGAACCCTGACACCCACCCGCCCCAGTCTGGGTTCGTGGCTGACATACGGTCTTGGATCGGAAAATCAGAACCTGCCCGGGTTTATCGCCCTCTGTCCGGGAAAGCCGGTTGTCGGCCCCAAACTGTGGGGCAGCGCCTTCCTGCCCGGAAAGCACCAGGCAACTCATATCAACAATAAAGACCTGACACCCGAGAAGATGATCCCCTTCCTGAAGAACGACGTCCTCTCTTCCGATGAGCAGAAGCGCCAGCTTGACTTGGTCCAGGCGATCAACAAACAGCATCTGCAGCCGCGGGCTGGTGACAATGAGCTGGAAACACGGATCAAGTCGATGGAGATGGCTTACCGGATGCAGTTCGCTGCCACCGATGCCTTCGATATTTCGAAAGAACCGGAAAAACTGCAGGAAGCCTACGGCAAGAGCGAGTTCTCGAAAGCCTGTCTGCTGGCACGCCGTTTGAGTGAACGGGGCGTCCGCTTCGTGCAGGTCTATTATGGAAACCGTCAGCCCTGGGATACCCACAGCAATCATGACAAGAGCAACGAGCGGCTCTGCAAAGACATCGACCAGCCAATTGCTCAGCTCATGACGGATTTGAAGCAACGCGGATTGCTCGATGAAACTCTGATCGTCTGGGGTGGTGAATTCGGTCGGACCCCGACAGCCCAGGGAGGTATCAATGGCCGCGATCACAACCCGTACGGCTTCTGCATGTGGCTGGCTGGTGGCGGGATCAAAGGGGGGACCATCCATGGTGCTTCTGACGATTTCGGCTTCCGGGCGATGCAGGACAAAGTCCACGTGCACGACCTGCATGCCACGATTCTGCACCTGATGGGCATCGACCATGAAAAGTTAACCTACCACTATTCCGGTCGTAATTTCCGCCTGACCGATGTCGCCGGTGAGGTTGTACAGAATATCATCGCCTGA
- a CDS encoding DUF1553 domain-containing protein, with translation MKTLRKVTVVIVFTNLFLSLPHALFAADAKADRAGLDFFEKKIRPVLIEHCYECHSAKSKNLKGSLLLDTREGMITGGDSGTALVPGKPDESLLLETLHYSEDSYQMPPKGKLPDAVIANFEKWIAMGAPDPRKGDSGQARHAGIDFEKAREFWSFQSPKKHSAPQVKQKQWPQNQIDAFILAAQEAKGFSPAPPADKRTLIRRVYFDLIGLPPTPQEVEQFVKDKSPDAYARLIDRLLQSPHYGERWGRHWLDVARYAEDNTNMGPHNGPYPHAYRYRDWVIKAFNEDMPYDEFVIRQLATDFLPETGPEDYPALGYMGLGPSYHKEVALSQVTLENRYADDWEDRVDSLCRGLLGLTMACARCHDHKYDPLTVEDYYGIAGVFASVRQTTRPIIPEKEVAKTQPARDKVDKLTEENKSLTDKNRELNKRNALLKEQIKKAGKTEFALIAPRPDVKQQTTIRYPIPPVELKQNTDLVAKHNQTMKDNKAKIEEIKKNTPGFDLPLADALTEEQVRVEEITKDRMKIVYYPDKPRDLNVFIRGSASNLGKLVPRRFVRVLSDGKPEPFKNGSGRLELAQQIASRDNPLTARVMVNRVWQHHFGEGLVDTPSNFGSTGSRPSHPELLDDLSVWFMDQGWSIKKLHRLIMLSATYQQASNVELTAAQKKEDPNNRLLTHFNRRRLEAEVYRDALLSAGDNLEPAQAGPSGDIDDATFHRRGVYATVSRHKLSTFLQSYDFPDPAIHAARRSKTTTPLQQLFVLNSPFVRQQAQLLAKRFEGESSEQRIDAVYRTLFSRPATPAEVKIGLQFIEQPAADNNPTQIAEQIPTFDGKRMKADVKQLGDQYSVELWLKNQVPNEKRIITGYFFSRGKDGAVKAPGDHLGIAGKYRPNKAGRLFFYNGDQKRQSLFGNTVIQPGTWNHVVFVRDQKEIKVYLNGNPQPEIVGQADPGYAAGISQIILAGRNDNFSNFEGQLGAVALFNRVLQPEEVTTHFQAAQLKQDKLAHAEYVATLLESDPLSCWPLRTDNPNLAQAADITSHKNNGTYEGRDDLDPNQLTSWQRYCQALLCSNEMMYVD, from the coding sequence ATGAAAACTTTGCGAAAAGTGACAGTCGTCATCGTATTCACGAACCTGTTTCTCTCTCTCCCACATGCACTCTTTGCCGCTGATGCCAAAGCGGATCGGGCGGGACTGGATTTCTTTGAGAAAAAGATTCGTCCCGTGTTGATCGAACATTGTTACGAGTGTCATTCAGCCAAATCGAAAAACCTCAAGGGCAGTCTCTTGCTGGATACCCGGGAGGGAATGATCACAGGCGGAGATTCCGGGACGGCACTGGTGCCTGGTAAGCCCGACGAAAGTCTGCTGCTGGAAACCCTGCATTACAGTGAAGACAGCTACCAGATGCCCCCCAAAGGGAAACTTCCGGATGCCGTGATCGCGAACTTTGAAAAGTGGATCGCGATGGGCGCCCCGGACCCGCGGAAAGGAGACAGCGGTCAGGCGAGGCATGCCGGAATTGATTTTGAAAAGGCCCGCGAATTCTGGTCTTTTCAGTCGCCGAAGAAGCATTCCGCTCCCCAGGTCAAACAGAAGCAATGGCCGCAGAATCAGATTGATGCCTTCATTCTGGCGGCCCAGGAAGCAAAAGGTTTCTCCCCTGCCCCACCAGCCGACAAGCGGACTCTGATTCGCCGGGTTTACTTCGATCTGATTGGTCTGCCTCCCACACCACAGGAGGTGGAACAGTTTGTGAAGGACAAATCTCCCGATGCGTATGCCCGTCTGATTGACCGGCTGTTACAGTCGCCGCACTACGGAGAACGTTGGGGACGTCACTGGCTGGATGTCGCCCGCTACGCTGAAGACAACACCAACATGGGCCCCCACAACGGTCCCTATCCGCACGCCTATCGTTATCGCGACTGGGTGATCAAGGCATTTAACGAAGACATGCCTTACGATGAGTTCGTGATTCGTCAGCTGGCGACCGATTTTCTGCCCGAAACCGGTCCCGAAGACTACCCTGCTCTGGGATATATGGGGCTGGGACCTTCCTATCATAAAGAGGTCGCTTTGTCGCAGGTGACGCTGGAAAACCGCTATGCGGATGACTGGGAAGACCGGGTGGACAGCCTCTGTCGTGGTCTGTTGGGGCTGACCATGGCCTGTGCCCGCTGCCACGATCATAAATACGATCCGCTGACGGTCGAAGACTACTACGGCATTGCTGGCGTCTTTGCTTCGGTCCGACAAACGACACGTCCGATCATTCCTGAAAAGGAAGTCGCGAAAACACAGCCGGCCCGTGACAAAGTGGACAAGCTGACCGAGGAAAATAAGAGCCTGACCGATAAGAATCGCGAATTGAATAAGCGAAACGCATTACTCAAAGAGCAGATTAAAAAAGCAGGCAAGACGGAATTCGCTCTGATCGCACCCCGTCCTGATGTAAAGCAGCAGACCACGATCCGGTACCCCATTCCGCCGGTCGAACTGAAACAGAACACGGACCTGGTTGCGAAGCACAATCAGACGATGAAGGACAACAAAGCAAAGATCGAAGAGATCAAGAAGAATACCCCCGGGTTTGATCTGCCGCTGGCGGACGCTTTGACCGAAGAACAGGTGCGGGTCGAAGAAATCACCAAAGACCGGATGAAGATTGTCTACTACCCCGATAAGCCCCGGGATCTGAATGTGTTCATCCGCGGGAGTGCCTCAAATCTCGGAAAACTGGTTCCCCGCCGCTTTGTGCGGGTTCTGTCAGACGGGAAGCCGGAACCATTCAAGAATGGCAGTGGTCGTCTGGAACTGGCACAGCAGATTGCCAGTCGGGACAATCCCCTGACGGCCCGGGTCATGGTGAACCGCGTCTGGCAGCATCATTTCGGCGAGGGTCTGGTCGATACGCCGAGCAATTTCGGAAGTACAGGCTCCCGACCCAGTCATCCGGAACTGCTGGATGATCTGTCTGTCTGGTTTATGGACCAGGGGTGGTCCATCAAGAAGCTGCATCGGCTGATCATGCTTTCTGCCACTTATCAGCAGGCTTCCAATGTGGAACTGACTGCAGCGCAGAAGAAAGAGGACCCGAACAATCGGCTGCTCACGCACTTCAACCGCAGACGACTGGAAGCGGAAGTCTACCGGGATGCCCTGCTGTCCGCGGGGGACAACCTGGAACCAGCACAGGCAGGCCCTTCCGGAGATATTGATGATGCGACTTTTCATCGCCGCGGAGTCTATGCCACAGTCTCCCGTCACAAGCTCAGTACCTTTCTGCAGTCATACGATTTTCCCGATCCCGCCATTCATGCAGCCCGACGATCAAAAACTACGACTCCGCTGCAGCAGTTGTTCGTGTTGAACTCCCCATTCGTCAGGCAGCAGGCACAGCTGCTGGCGAAACGCTTTGAAGGAGAATCGTCCGAACAACGAATCGATGCTGTCTACCGGACCCTGTTTTCACGACCAGCGACGCCGGCTGAAGTGAAAATCGGTCTGCAGTTTATCGAGCAACCAGCTGCGGACAACAATCCAACCCAAATCGCAGAGCAGATCCCCACCTTTGACGGCAAACGGATGAAAGCCGATGTTAAACAGCTGGGAGATCAGTATTCTGTCGAACTCTGGCTGAAAAATCAGGTTCCGAATGAGAAGCGAATTATTACAGGCTACTTCTTTTCCAGAGGGAAGGATGGTGCTGTGAAGGCGCCCGGAGATCACCTGGGTATTGCTGGCAAATATCGTCCGAACAAAGCGGGCCGACTCTTCTTCTACAATGGAGATCAGAAACGGCAGTCGCTCTTCGGGAACACCGTCATCCAGCCGGGGACCTGGAACCATGTGGTCTTTGTTCGCGATCAGAAAGAGATTAAGGTCTACCTGAATGGGAATCCCCAGCCGGAGATTGTCGGACAGGCAGATCCCGGTTACGCAGCGGGCATATCCCAGATCATTCTGGCGGGCCGCAATGACAATTTCTCAAACTTTGAAGGGCAACTGGGGGCGGTGGCCCTGTTTAACCGGGTGTTGCAACCGGAAGAAGTGACAACCCATTTTCAGGCGGCTCAACTCAAGCAGGACAAGCTGGCCCATGCGGAATATGTCGCGACGCTGCTTGAGTCGGATCCCCTTTCCTGCTGGCCTTTGCGGACCGACAATCCGAATCTGGCACAGGCCGCTGATATTACCTCACACAAAAACAACGGCACCTATGAAGGCCGCGATGATCTGGATCCCAATCAGCTGACCTCCTGGCAGCGTTACTGCCAGGCATTGCTCTGCAGCAATGAAATGATGTATGTCGATTGA
- a CDS encoding sialidase family protein has product MSLKPLAITYRILSSTILVCALVTSSLAAEPAASTQQPGFTIPYLDLNDQTERQIVVDREEGQYLGHPTTALLEDNQTMLCVYPKGHGKGGIVYKRSNDAGKTWSERLPTPASWATSREVPTLHRVIDATGKKRIIMFSGLYPTRMAVTEDDGQTWSELQQVGDWGGIVVMGCVEPLKTGKGHYMALFHDDGRFIAKDSKQESPIAFTLFKSLSTDGGLTWSDPIAIHKSSEYHICEPGIIRSPDGKQLAVLLRENSRRHNSQIIFSNDEGQTWTEPRDLPGALNGDRHIGKYDPISGRLLISFRSNTPRGHKAPTEGDWVAWVGTYEDLVEGREGQYHVRLKDNTRGADCAYPGVEALPNGTFILTTYGHWEQGKAPYILSVRLKLAELDALADSNSQSR; this is encoded by the coding sequence ATGTCACTGAAGCCCCTTGCCATTACGTATCGAATTCTGTCCTCTACAATTCTGGTCTGTGCTCTGGTCACATCAAGCCTGGCGGCAGAACCTGCTGCGAGTACACAGCAGCCCGGTTTCACGATTCCGTACCTCGATCTCAACGATCAAACGGAGCGGCAGATCGTCGTCGACCGGGAGGAGGGGCAGTACCTCGGGCATCCGACGACAGCCCTGCTGGAAGACAATCAAACCATGCTCTGTGTCTATCCCAAGGGACACGGCAAAGGAGGCATTGTCTATAAACGCTCGAACGACGCCGGGAAAACGTGGAGCGAACGTCTGCCGACTCCCGCTTCCTGGGCCACGTCACGCGAAGTCCCAACGCTGCACCGGGTGATCGATGCGACTGGTAAAAAACGGATCATCATGTTCTCCGGACTCTACCCCACCCGGATGGCAGTCACGGAAGATGACGGCCAGACCTGGAGTGAACTGCAGCAGGTCGGCGACTGGGGCGGAATTGTGGTCATGGGCTGTGTCGAACCTCTCAAGACCGGCAAAGGACATTACATGGCTCTGTTCCACGATGACGGACGCTTTATCGCCAAGGACTCGAAACAGGAATCTCCGATCGCTTTCACGCTGTTTAAAAGTCTCTCAACCGATGGCGGGCTGACCTGGTCGGATCCAATCGCGATTCACAAATCGTCCGAATACCACATCTGCGAGCCAGGCATCATCCGCTCTCCCGATGGGAAACAGCTGGCGGTTCTGCTGCGTGAAAACAGCCGCCGTCATAATTCGCAGATCATTTTTTCCAACGACGAGGGGCAAACCTGGACCGAGCCCCGCGATCTGCCTGGCGCCCTCAACGGGGATCGTCATATCGGAAAATACGATCCGATCAGCGGGCGACTGCTGATCTCATTCCGCAGTAACACACCCCGGGGACACAAGGCCCCCACCGAAGGGGACTGGGTGGCCTGGGTCGGGACATACGAGGATCTCGTCGAAGGAAGAGAAGGGCAATACCACGTACGGCTCAAAGACAATACCCGAGGAGCCGACTGTGCCTATCCGGGGGTGGAAGCCCTCCCCAACGGGACTTTCATCCTCACCACCTATGGCCACTGGGAACAGGGAAAAGCTCCCTACATCCTCAGCGTGCGACTCAAACTGGCTGAGCTGGACGCGCTCGCCGACAGCAATTCCCAAAGCAGGTAA
- a CDS encoding MFS transporter: protein MSSVESSRSYVRYRVIFACMLMAVLLYLDRFCISFAEVFIKDELGLTDHQIGILLGSFFVSYALCQVPSGWFSDRFGARKMLTLYILMWSLFTALTGFATGFIMLLIFRLGFGLSQAGAYPTSANIVSKWMPLTERGFASSMVTVGGRIGGALAPVLTAFLIILFVPISESSDLKPGALLQPHQLASTFLKRVDEKQTFESEVYAQLPPADQEFLKSAAADPELPPGSAEEDKFINDLNQILQNASLYNPQEYEGMKLNQQAEQLLTINSADMTPDEKSRLNRLLFEARYYDDVRKVQGQGWRKMMMTYGVIGIFIAAIFWWIIRDYPRAHPSCSAQELELIEHGRLEEDKDHSKQIGGIPFKAIAMNKSLWLLSLSQFCTNVGWLFLVTWLPRYLDETYRVPLETRGKMVTFALAVGWFGTLSGGKVTDWLMRRISLRWSRVLPIAISRFTAMAAYLVCMLDVSPWVAVIMFSIVAFSTDFGSPAMWAFNQDIAGKHVGSVLGWGNMWGNLGAAVAPVLMIAVIGIDHHWNNAFITCAIAFLIAGVASLWVDPAQTLVVETSEEMETETPES from the coding sequence ATGTCCAGTGTGGAATCGTCCCGATCGTATGTCCGATATCGTGTGATCTTTGCCTGCATGCTGATGGCCGTGTTGTTGTACCTGGACCGGTTCTGCATTTCCTTTGCAGAGGTGTTCATCAAGGACGAGCTGGGGCTGACCGATCATCAGATCGGGATTCTGCTGGGCTCGTTTTTCGTTTCCTATGCGTTATGCCAGGTTCCTTCCGGATGGTTCAGTGACCGGTTTGGCGCCAGGAAAATGCTGACGCTTTATATCCTCATGTGGTCTCTGTTTACGGCACTGACGGGATTTGCGACCGGTTTCATCATGTTGTTGATCTTCCGGTTGGGATTCGGCCTGAGTCAGGCTGGCGCTTATCCTACTAGCGCGAATATCGTCAGCAAATGGATGCCCTTAACAGAACGGGGTTTTGCCAGCAGTATGGTGACCGTGGGCGGACGGATTGGAGGTGCTCTGGCTCCAGTGCTGACTGCCTTTCTGATTATCCTGTTCGTGCCTATCTCAGAGTCCTCTGATTTAAAACCGGGGGCCCTCCTGCAACCGCATCAACTGGCCAGTACGTTTTTGAAGCGAGTTGATGAAAAACAGACTTTTGAATCCGAAGTCTATGCGCAGCTTCCCCCTGCTGATCAGGAGTTTCTGAAATCAGCGGCCGCTGATCCCGAGCTGCCGCCGGGATCGGCAGAGGAAGATAAATTCATCAATGATCTGAATCAGATTCTGCAGAACGCGTCCCTGTATAATCCGCAGGAGTACGAAGGGATGAAATTGAATCAGCAGGCCGAACAACTGCTGACGATCAACTCCGCCGACATGACTCCGGATGAGAAATCGCGTTTAAATCGACTGTTGTTTGAAGCCCGCTATTATGACGACGTTCGCAAGGTGCAGGGACAGGGCTGGCGAAAAATGATGATGACCTACGGCGTTATCGGCATTTTTATCGCAGCAATATTCTGGTGGATTATTCGCGATTATCCCCGGGCTCACCCATCCTGTTCCGCGCAGGAACTGGAGTTGATCGAACATGGACGCCTGGAAGAGGACAAAGATCATTCTAAACAGATTGGCGGGATTCCATTTAAAGCCATCGCGATGAACAAGAGTCTCTGGTTACTTTCGCTGTCGCAATTTTGTACCAACGTGGGGTGGCTGTTCCTGGTCACCTGGCTGCCACGTTACCTGGATGAAACCTACCGGGTTCCACTGGAGACACGAGGCAAAATGGTGACGTTTGCACTGGCGGTCGGCTGGTTTGGAACATTGTCAGGGGGAAAAGTAACCGACTGGTTGATGAGACGAATCAGCTTGCGCTGGAGCCGCGTCTTGCCTATTGCGATCTCACGATTTACAGCGATGGCAGCATACCTGGTTTGTATGCTGGACGTCTCCCCCTGGGTTGCGGTGATTATGTTTTCGATTGTCGCGTTTTCCACCGATTTTGGTTCTCCTGCGATGTGGGCTTTTAACCAGGACATTGCTGGAAAACACGTGGGGTCAGTGCTGGGGTGGGGCAATATGTGGGGGAACCTGGGAGCGGCTGTCGCTCCTGTACTGATGATTGCAGTGATCGGTATAGACCATCACTGGAACAATGCCTTCATTACCTGTGCGATCGCATTTCTGATCGCCGGCGTGGCTTCGCTCTGGGTTGATCCCGCTCAGACACTGGTTGTGGAGACCAGTGAAGAAATGGAGACCGAGACACCTGAGTCATAA
- a CDS encoding zinc-dependent alcohol dehydrogenase family protein: MHTRAAVLYEMEKSTPYAESKPLVIEELQLDDPGPGEVLVELAGAGLCHSDLSTIDGSRPRVMPMVMGHEASGIVREVGPGVHDLQPDDHVVFSFVPLCGHCIPCATGRPALCEPGAKANIAGTLLSGRRPFRNASGEEINHHLGVAAFSEYTVVAQESLIKIDSQLPLSTAALFGCAVMTGVGAVVNTAKVEPGSSVAVFGLGGVGLSTIMGARAAGAESIFAVDLLPDKLELADQVGATHLINAGEEDPVLMLKDIMQGVDYAFESVGSEQVLQQAYAATKRGGMTVTIGLPHPAKMFSIPAVSLVAEERTIKGSYMGSAVPRRDLPRFIAMYQAGLLPVDKLLSRTIQLDEINAAFDELATGAAVRQVITFEK, translated from the coding sequence ATGCACACTCGCGCCGCTGTGTTGTATGAAATGGAAAAATCGACTCCCTACGCCGAGTCGAAACCGCTGGTGATTGAAGAGCTGCAGCTGGACGATCCCGGTCCGGGGGAAGTGCTGGTGGAACTGGCGGGAGCCGGGCTTTGCCATTCCGATCTCTCGACGATCGACGGTTCACGGCCCCGGGTGATGCCGATGGTGATGGGCCATGAAGCCAGCGGCATTGTTCGCGAAGTCGGCCCCGGCGTACACGATCTGCAACCCGACGATCACGTGGTCTTTTCCTTCGTCCCCCTGTGCGGCCACTGTATTCCCTGTGCCACCGGTCGTCCTGCCCTCTGTGAACCTGGTGCGAAAGCCAACATCGCCGGCACCCTGCTTTCAGGTCGCCGTCCTTTTCGTAACGCGTCGGGAGAGGAGATCAATCACCACCTCGGCGTAGCCGCCTTTTCTGAATACACGGTTGTTGCCCAGGAATCACTGATCAAGATTGATTCACAACTCCCCCTGAGTACCGCCGCCCTGTTTGGCTGCGCGGTGATGACCGGCGTGGGCGCGGTCGTCAACACCGCGAAAGTGGAACCGGGCTCCAGCGTGGCCGTCTTCGGTCTGGGAGGGGTGGGCCTGAGTACGATCATGGGCGCCCGTGCCGCGGGTGCCGAATCGATCTTTGCCGTGGATCTGCTTCCCGATAAACTGGAACTGGCCGACCAGGTCGGCGCGACACATCTGATTAACGCTGGTGAAGAAGATCCCGTATTAATGCTCAAAGACATTATGCAGGGCGTCGATTATGCTTTCGAAAGCGTGGGCAGCGAACAAGTCCTGCAGCAGGCCTATGCTGCTACCAAACGGGGTGGTATGACTGTCACGATCGGACTCCCGCACCCGGCAAAGATGTTTTCGATCCCCGCAGTCAGCCTGGTCGCAGAGGAACGTACCATCAAAGGGTCGTATATGGGTTCCGCGGTCCCGCGACGGGATCTGCCCCGTTTCATCGCCATGTACCAGGCGGGCCTGCTGCCTGTCGACAAGCTGCTCTCGCGCACGATTCAACTGGATGAAATCAATGCCGCCTTCGATGAACTCGCAACCGGAGCCGCGGTTCGGCAGGTGATTACGTTTGAGAAATAA
- a CDS encoding SGNH/GDSL hydrolase family protein, producing the protein MNPIVYHIASGQSFFTGCTLIILAAMLSLNDKLWTRRMMGLSFLLGVIAVVVSSTPLPWWSYSVLGTVILIWLLVQFRKRKQRGLSYAMIVVWLAALGMELPCHRLPHVEPVSERSMTVIGDSVTAGLGDPQTKTWPQLLKQKYGIAVQDLSRVGATVSSARKQVIATRIESPLVLLEIGGNDILGSTTPAQFEADLNALLKVLAAPGRQLVMLELPLPPFYHQYGLVQRQLARKYGVKLIPKRVFLSVLAGGGATLDSIHLSRAGQQQMADQIWEIVGPAYPRSDETSD; encoded by the coding sequence ATGAATCCGATTGTCTATCACATCGCGTCGGGACAGTCATTCTTTACAGGTTGTACTCTGATCATCCTGGCGGCCATGTTGTCGTTGAATGACAAGCTGTGGACAAGACGGATGATGGGCCTTTCGTTCCTGCTGGGAGTGATTGCGGTGGTTGTCTCGTCAACTCCCCTGCCCTGGTGGTCGTATAGTGTATTGGGAACTGTGATCCTGATCTGGCTGCTGGTACAGTTTCGAAAGCGGAAGCAGCGGGGATTGTCGTATGCGATGATCGTTGTCTGGCTGGCGGCGCTGGGGATGGAACTTCCCTGTCATCGACTGCCGCATGTCGAGCCTGTGTCTGAGCGGAGTATGACCGTGATTGGCGATTCCGTAACCGCCGGTTTGGGAGATCCGCAGACGAAAACCTGGCCTCAGCTTTTGAAACAGAAATACGGGATTGCTGTGCAGGATTTATCGCGTGTCGGTGCAACCGTCTCCTCGGCCCGAAAGCAAGTTATCGCGACCCGGATAGAATCACCCCTGGTGCTGCTGGAGATTGGTGGCAATGATATTCTGGGATCGACCACACCAGCACAGTTCGAAGCTGATCTGAATGCGCTGTTAAAAGTTCTGGCTGCGCCGGGACGCCAACTCGTGATGCTGGAACTGCCGCTGCCTCCCTTTTATCATCAGTATGGCCTGGTTCAACGGCAACTCGCGCGAAAATATGGAGTCAAACTGATACCGAAGCGGGTCTTCTTGTCTGTCCTGGCAGGTGGAGGAGCGACGCTGGACAGTATCCATCTTTCGCGGGCCGGTCAGCAGCAGATGGCGGATCAGATCTGGGAGATTGTGGGGCCGGCGTATCCCCGTTCAGATGAAACAAGTGATTGA
- a CDS encoding DUF3592 domain-containing protein encodes MVEFNSLSGNNNISEAEMFQPRNFFLGLGAGVVLISVASYMLFVVALPDVLTYWKFRSAVATPVTRVLNVRFVFIGDEESTGKVFAKYEYVFNGKTYTGRRPSVYSSKHCSISYHQYLYDIIKSFQDKRGALVCYVIPENPAESVIDNTFQLDKFFVPFLFVLIPGGMGTYILITTLLNTTRYFESKYDMPAINETDL; translated from the coding sequence ATGGTCGAATTCAATTCTCTATCAGGTAATAATAACATTTCGGAAGCCGAGATGTTCCAGCCAAGAAACTTTTTCCTGGGACTTGGTGCCGGAGTGGTTCTGATTTCTGTTGCCTCGTATATGCTCTTTGTAGTGGCTCTTCCCGATGTGCTGACTTATTGGAAATTCAGGTCAGCGGTAGCGACGCCCGTAACCCGGGTATTAAATGTGCGTTTTGTGTTCATTGGGGATGAAGAATCAACGGGAAAGGTGTTTGCGAAGTATGAATATGTCTTCAATGGCAAAACATACACGGGAAGACGTCCTTCGGTTTACAGCAGTAAGCACTGTTCGATTTCGTATCATCAATATCTGTATGACATTATCAAATCGTTTCAGGATAAACGGGGGGCACTGGTCTGTTATGTGATTCCAGAAAATCCGGCTGAATCGGTAATTGATAACACATTTCAGCTTGATAAATTCTTCGTCCCATTTTTGTTTGTATTAATTCCTGGAGGCATGGGGACGTATATTCTGATTACAACATTGCTCAATACGACACGCTACTTTGAGTCGAAATATGATATGCCGGCCATTAACGAAACGGATTTATAA